The DNA sequence TGTGGTTTCGGTGACGTGGGGAAAGGCTCTGCAGAATCACTGCGCAGCCAAGGTGCTCGTGTTCTTGTAACAGAGATCGACCCTATTTGTGCTCTTCAGGCTTGCATGCAAGGGTATGAAGTCGTGACAATGGATGATGCAAAATCTATTGGAGATATTTTTGTGACAACAACTGGTAATGTTGACATTATCACTCTAGAGCATATGCGCGATATGAAAGACCGAGCCATCGTCTGCAATATCGGCCACTTTGACAGTGAAATTCAGATCGCTGGTTTAGAAAATTATAAGTGGGAAGAAGTGAAGCCACAAGTTGACGAAGTTGTATTCCCTGATGGAAAACGCCTCATTGTGCTTGCAAAAGGTCGCCTCGTAAATCTTGGGTGCGCAACAGGCCACCCTTCATTTGTAATGTCAGCCTCTTTCACCAACCAAGTCCTTGCTCAGATAGAACTTTGGAAAAACGCAGCAGCTTATAAGAAAGAAGTTTATGTTCTTCCAAAACATTTGGATGAAAAAGTAGCTGAACTTCACCTTGCGAAACTCGGCGCAAAATTAACAAAATTGTCGCAAGAGCAAGCGGATTATATCAACGTACCCGTCGAAGGGCCTTATAAGCCTGAGCATTACCGTTACTAATTGCTAGAAGAGGAAGCCTTATGAGCGAATATCTTTTTACAAGTGAATCTGTTTCTGAAGGACACCCTGACAAGGTTGCGGATCGTGTTTCGGATGCAATTGTTGACTTATATTTTTCTAAAGACCCTCAGTCTCGTGTGGCTGTAGAAACACTTGTGACGACCAATCGAATTGTCTTGGCTGGTGAAGTCCGCTGTGCGCATGATGTCACCCATGATGAGATAGAAAATGCTGCTCGTGCTGCAGTGAAGTCTATTGGGTACGAGCAAGATGGTTTCCACTGGGAAACAGCAGTGCTCCATAACTATATCCATGCTCAATCCGCAGATATTGCCATGGGTGTTGATAATTCTGCAGATAAGCAAGGAGAAGAAGGCGCTGGCGACCAGGGTATTATGTTTGGCTATGCTTGTAATGAAACAGAGCATCTCATGCCTGCGCCCATTGCTTACAGTCACGAAATCTTGGAAAAGCTTGCAGCTGTTCGCCACGGCGGCGATAGACGGTTGGAACCTGATAGTAAGTCACAGGTTACATTGAAATATAAAGATGGATACCCTGTTGGTGCAACGTCCGTGGTTGTTTCTACACAGCATGCTGAAGGGGTTACCCAGGCTGAACTTAAGGCATTGGTGAAAGATATTGTAACTGAGGTTCTACCTGAAGGGTGGATGCCATCTGATGATGAGCTTTATGTTAATCCAACAGGTCAGTTTATTATTGGGGGTCCTGATGGAGATACAGGCCTAACGGGTCGCAAAATTATTGTCGATACATACGGCGGGGCTGCACCTCACGGGGGCGGCGCCTTCTCAGGGAAAGATCCGACAAAGGTAGATCGATCAGCAGCATATGCAGCGCGGTATTTAGCAAAGAATGTTGTCGCTGCAGGTATTGCTGATAACTGTACCATTCAGTTATCATATGCCATTGGTGTTGCTAAACCTCTCTCTGTGTATGTGGATTTGTGGGGCAAGGTAAAAGTTGATTCTGCAAAAGTGTCAAAGGCCTTGCAAGAACTTATGGACTTAAGTCCAACCGGCATTCGAACTCATCTTGGATTGAATAAACCGATTTATGAGAGGACAGCAGCGTATGGCCATTTTGGCCGATTGCCGGATGCTGACGGTGGATTTTCTTGGGAAAAGACAGACCTAACAACCGCGCTGAAGGCTAAACTTAGTCTCTAAGAGCAGATTGTAAATGCATCGTAAGGGCTGTCAGACAGAATGAGTCGGCAGCCTTTATTTTTTATCTTCTTTCCTGTAAGTAGAAAAGGTAGGGGAGTCGGATGTGATGCCATTGGAACAGACCATTTATGTAGTAGGCCTTATAGCCATTGTCTTACTTGCGGCTCTTTTTATTGTTTTTTATCGCCTCTATAAAGATAAAATACAGGTTACTCTTTTAGAAACCCAGCTTGATTTATTTGATCGATGGCTTAATACACGCTCCCGACAACCTCTATGGGTCTATGAAGATGGCTCACTAGACTATAGCAAAAAAGCTCTCGACCTATTGAATATATCGACAGCACCAGCTCATTTTTCCGATTTACAAAATGTCTTCCCTCATAAAATCTACGCAGAAATTGATCTGTTTATTCAAAGTCCTTCTAGAGGAGGGACACTCACAGGTTTTATCTTCGAGCGAGAGGGGAATGGCACTCTTTCAGTGACAATTGATCATATTGATAAAAGTCCAAGTGGCATGCCGTCCTATGTGGTGTGGCTTGAGAAAAACCCAAAAAGAGTAACAGGTGCAGGGGATGATCTTCACGAAGTGAAAGCCCTAAAGACGCAGTTGGATTTAACAAGCGGCGTCCTCAATACTTTATCTGTACCTGTATGGATATGGGAAACATCTGGGACAGTCCTATATGTGAATAATGCTTATTTAAAAGCTGTGGACGGCAAAAGCTTGGACGATGTTCTCTCACGTAAGATCAGTTTGATTGAACAAAAAGAGCCTCATCGCCGTGACCGCATTTATAGAAATGTGGTTGAGAATAAAAGGACAACACAAGAGCGCCAATATGCCATTGTCGAAGGACAACGCCGTGCTTATATGGTGATTCACAAATCAGCACCGGATCAAAAGTCAATTCTTTCCATAGCCATTGATATCACAGCAGAGGAAGATGCACTTTCAGAATTAAACCGCGTTCTGGAATCGCAATCGGTCACTTTAAATAGGCTGGCAAGTCCCGTGGCCATTTTTGGGCCTGATCAGCGGCTGACATTTTATAATCAATCCTTTCAAAGACTAACAGGGGTTGAAGAAACTGTCCTGGCCGAACGGATCAGCCATAATGATTTACTCGAAGAAATGAGGGCATTACGTCGCTTGCCTGAACAAGTTGATTTTAAGCAGTGGAAAGACAATGTTCTCAAACAATATGTAGGGCTTCTCGAACCTGTAGAAGAGACTTGGCATATGCCCGTCGGTTCTACCTATAGAGTTCTTACCCAGCCGCATCCCCTCGGTGGTTTGCTGCTGTTATTTGAGGATATGACAGATAAGCTCGCGTTAGAGCAATCTGTTCATACTTTAACGGCTGTCCAAAGTCAGACATTAGAAAACCTGCAAGAAGCGGTCGCATTATTTGGATCTGACGGCTCTCTCAAGCTTTACAATCATGGCATTGTGGATTTATGGAATTTACAGGATTTGGAAGGGCAAGTCGGCACACTTGTGGGAATGCACGTCCAGCAAATTTCAGACGCCGCCCTTTCAGCCCTTGGCTTACATTCTGAGTTGGAGGGCGTTCAGTCTCGCATTTTACAGGCCAATTTAGACTTATTTACACAGCTTTCTGGCTGGATATCTCAACGAGATCAACGGCGAGAAAATTGGCGTGCTCCAAATGATCGGATTATGGAATATTCAGTTGTTCCGCTTCCCGATGGGTCCTCATTGTTGACACTGACGGATATAACAGACAGCTTCAATATACAATTGGCTCTGAGAGAACGGTCTCAAGCTCTTGAGACGACAGCCCGAATGAAATCTGACTTTATCGCCAATATGGCTTATGAACTGAGAACGCCGCTCAACAGCATTATTGGATTTTCTGATCTTCTAATTCAAGGGCTCTATGGTTCACTAAAAGATCAACAGATTGACACTTTAGGCAGTGTGAGAGAGGCTGCTGATGGACTGAATCATCTTATTACCAACGTCTTGAATATTGCTGTGATTGATTCAGGTGAAGCGGAATTAGCAATTGAAGACGTTGACCTCATAGAAGTTTTCTCTCTTGTTGAAGACATGACATTGGATCAACTGAGGCGGAGAAAGTCTCAGATGCTTTGGTCCGTTGCTGAAGATGTACCCACCCTTGAATTGGATGGGACTCGAATTAAACAAATGCTTTATAGTTTGGTGAGTTCAATTGGTAATATTTCAAAGCCAAAAGCAACGATTTCTCTTTCAGCAACATTGGTCGATTCTGAATCCATCCAAGTGAGTGCATCTATTGTTCGGACCTTAGTCGATCCCTATGATTTAGATTCATTACGGCGAACAATTGATCAAGAACGCACCGTGGCCCTTCAGAGTGCAGGAAGTTTGGATATGACGCTAGTTCGATCGATTGTTTCAATTCATAACGGATATGTTACAATGCATGAAAATCAAAATGAAAATATTGAAATTCAACTGACATTTCCCATAAAATTTATTCAATAACCTCTCTTTTTATTAGGTATCATATGTCTCAACTGCCCATTTTTTCTTTCCAGAGTTATAGTGAACAAGAGACCGAAGCTTTCGCCATACAGATTGGGCGTCTACTTCGTGTCGGCGATATCGTGGCTTTGGTTGGTGATTTAGGGGCAGGAAAAAGTGTGACAGCGCGAGCAATTATTCGATTTCTTTGTGAAGATGATGCCATGGAAGTGCCCAGCCCAACATTTACCCTCGTTCAAGAGTATCAGACAGATAAAATGAACATATGGCATTCAGATTTATATCGAATAGAAGAGAGCGATGAAATATATGAGCTTGGGTTTGAGGAAGCCTTAGACCATGCAGCTCTATTAGTGGAGTGGCCAGATCGATTGCCTGCCGAGTTCCAAGAAGACTGTCTTGTATTCACACTGAAGAATGATCCAAAAGATAAAAGCCGGCACATTTCCCTATACGGTAATCAGCAGTGGCAAAAACGCCTTGAAAAGAGAAAATAATGACACAGAGATTGCGGGAAAAACGGGATCAGATCATTGATGATTTTTTGCAACAAAATGGAATGTCGGGTTGGCAGCGTAAAGTCATCGCTGGGGATGCTTCATTTCGTCGTTATGAACGCCTTAAGAAGGGTGAGCAGTCTCTTATTCTAATGGATGCACCGCCGCCCATTGAATCCGTAATCGCTTTTCTTCAAGTTACAGATATACTGCAATCTTGCGGTTCTGATAAAATTATTACTCCTAAAATCATCGCAAAAGATGAAGCACTAGGCCTATTAGTTCTGTCAGATTTTGGGTCGGATGTTTTGAAAAAGGCCGTAGAAGGGTCACCGGAAAGAGAAAAGAGACTGTATTTGAAAGCAATTTCTATACTCTCAGATTTGCACAAAGAAGACCCCGCTGAAGCTCTCCCTGAGTATGACGAAGCCCTGTACCACCGAGAGGTTTCACTCTTTGCAGACTGGTATATGCCTGCAATATTTGGTGATTATAGAGGAAGAGACGCTTTTTTTAAATCTCTTGAACCAGCGTTGAAATTTCTTTCTCAAACCCCGTTTCAGAAGAAAATTGTCTTGAGAGACTATCATGCTGAAAACTTAATGGTTTTGGAGGCTGATCATTTGGGACAGCTGGACTATCAAGACGCCGTCATAGGACACCCTGCTTATGATTTGGTTTCCTTAACGCAAGATGCCCGGCGGATTGTTTCACCAGACTTAGAAGAAGCCTGCCTTCGTCAGTATTTATCAAATTATACAGGAAATGAGCAGGAATTCCGGACGTTTTATGCCATTCTTGGTGCACAGAGGTCTCTAAAAATTATAGGAATTTTTTACAGACTGTTTCTGAGAGACCAAAAAGAGGATTATTTGCCCTATATTTCTCATGTGTGGCAAATGGTGGAACGGAATTTACAGGCGCCCATCCTCAAGCCCTTGAGGGATTTTCTAGAGCAATATATCCCGCAACAGCGCAGAAAGGCAGTCGCTGATAGTAACATGATCAGAGATAAGTTTCCCATAGGGACCAACGCCATGATTATGGCTGCAGGGAAAGGAACACGGATGGGGGAGTTGTCCCATCATACTCCTAAACCTTTGGTTCAGGTGAATGGTATTTCATTATTGGATAGAGCCATGGACCATTGCTTTCATGCCGGCGTTCAAAGGGTGGTCGTCAATGTCCATCATTTGGCTAGTCAAATCGAAACAGCACTAGAAAATCGCCCGATTGGTCCACAGGTGTTACTGTCTGACGAACGAGAGGCTCTATTAGAGACAGGGGGCGGGGTGATGAAAGCTCTTCCTTTGTTAGGGAAAGATCCTTTTTATGTTATCAATAGCGATGCCCTCTGGATTGATACAGGAGAGAGACAGCTTCTGCAGCAATTGGCTGCTGATTTTGACGAGTCACGGATGGATATCTGTTTGGCTGTAATGCGTGTGGAAGAGGCACCTGGGTATGACGGCGTTGGAGATTTGTTTTTCAATGAAGTCAGCGGAGAAGTCGAGCTCAGAGGCAACGCACCTTCGGCCAGTCATATGTTTGCTGGTGTAAGACTGATGAAAGCAACCTGCTTCGACGGGGAAGAGATTGGGCAGTGGTCTATGCGACGTCTATTTAGAAAAGCCGAGGCCAAAGGGCGTTTGTTTGGTTCCTTATACAAGGGAACATGGCTTCATGTTGGCGATCCAGACGCCCGAAATGAAGCAGACAATCTTCTTAAAAAGATTGAAGGATAATCTGAATGTTTCCGTCGCGGCCTGATATTTATACGATTTCCCCAGACCTCCCTTTCGCTGATACCCTTGCAGAAGGGATGATTGAACGGTTTCAGACAGGGCATGAATTTGCCTTATCTGACTGCCTTATTCTGGTGCCCAATAGACGAGCTGTTCGATCGGTAAGAGAAGCTTTCATAAAAGTGGCGGGCAGAAAGCCTATTTTATTGCCTTCTATCCGAGCCATCGGAGATGTGGACGAGGAAGAGATGGAATTCTTGAGCAGCGACATTGCCTTTGATATCGCTAGCATTCCCCCATCTATTCGAGCCAAGGAACGCCAATCCCTACTGATGGTTCAAGTCGAGCGATGGATGAAGCTGAACCAACGCATCGATCTTGCTCCGGCTCAAAGTTGGCGATTGGCAGGCGAGTTAATGCGGTTTATGGATCAAGTCGAAACAGAAGGCCTATCATACGAGGGATTGGTAGATCTTGTAGCTGAAGACTTTGCAAAGCATTGGCAAATTACTTTAGATTTTTTAAAAATTATTACTAATTTTTGGCCGGCTATTCTTGAAGAAGCAGGGCAGATTAATCCAGCTGCGCGGCGCGATAAACTGATGAAGGCCCTCATCCGTTCATGGGATAAAAAACCCCCGAAAGGGCCTGTTCTAGTGGCAGGCTCCACAGGGACAATTCCGGCAACACGGGCCTTAATTAAAGCTGTACTTAAATTAGAGAAAGGCTGGGTCATCTTGCCTGGTATTGATCAAGACATGAGTAGAGAAGCATGGCAAAGTCTATCAGCTCATCCTTCTCATCCACAGCATGTAATGCATACTCTATTGGACAGCTTACAGCTAGAGAGAGAAGATGTCCTAGAGTGGCAGGGGACTAATGATATCAGTTTGAAATGTCAATTAATGCGTGATGTTATGCTTCCAAGTTCAGCTCTGGGTGAGTGGCAAAATAGCCCCTGGACGAGAGATAAGGCCCAAGCCCAAGCGGCCTCACAAGGCCTGTCGGTTCTTGTCTGTCCCACCCGACGAGAAGAGGCAACGACCATCGCTTTAATCATGCGTGAAACGCTAGAAATTGCAGGCAAGACTGCTGCATTAGTGACCCCGGATCGGTTGTTGGCAACGCATGTTAAATCGATTTTAAAGCGTTGGGATATTAGAGTAGATGATAGTGCGGGTGACCCTGCAACCATCAGTCAAACAGGAGCCTTTCTCCAACTCTTTGCCGATCTATTTGCCGCAGACTTCTCACCGATAACCCTTTTAGCTTTCTTGCAGCACCCCTTTATGAGTATGGAAATGCTCCGGTCAGACTATCGTCAATTTGTACGGCATCTTGATCGATATGTTCTTCGCGGACCACGCCCAACGAGTGGTCTTGTCGGCCTGAAAAAATATGCGGCGCAAAAAACTTCTGATAAACGTCATCCATTCCCTAAAAAAGACTACAGAAGCCTGACTCTCTTCATAGAGCTGGTTGAGCCAATTGCTCTTGCTTTTGATCAAGGGCATCGGTTTGCAGATTGTTTAAAAGAATTTATCCGGGTGGCAGAAAAGTTGGCGACAAGCCCTGATCAAGAAGGGGCTGATCAATTATGGCGCGGCGATGCAGGAGAGGCTTTGGCGATAGCGATTTCTGACATGATCAGTGAGTGCCAGAGTCTGCCTGCTTATCCTGCCTTTGAATTTGCACCGTTGCTGAAAGAAATGATAAAACGAGAAACGATCCGTCCTAAGTTTGGGGCTCATCCTCGACTCTCAATATGGGGAACAATGGAGGCTAGATTACAGCGCACGGACGTGATGGTTTTAGGCAGCGTCAATGAGGGAACCTGGCCGGCAGAAACGCAAGCAGATCCTTGGATGAGTAGAGAAATGCGGCACTTGTTTGGCTTGCCTGCGCTTGACCGAAAGATTGGCCAAAGTGCGCATGACTTCATGCAGGCGATTTGCGCTGACACAGTCTATATCTCGAGAGCAGAAAAAGTTGATGGCAGCCCAACTGTACCAAGTCGATGGCTTTTGAGGCTGGAGGCTCTTCTTGGGTTTTTACCAGAAGCAAAAAAACCTTATCTTTTGTGGGCAGAACAATTGGATCAAGTTGGGACCTATGAACCGGTTCAACCACCAACCCCTAGACCGCCTGTTTCAGCAAGACCGAGAGAGTTGTCTGTGACACAGGTTGAAACGTGGATGCGTGATCCTTATACGCTCTATGCGAGCAAGATTCTGGGCTTGTCGAAATTAGACTCTGTGGATGCTAAGCCCAGTGCAGCAGATAAAGGAACCCTCATTCATGCATGCCTAGAGCGATTCTTAAAAGAGAAGGGTGCTGAAACAGGTCAAGCGGGAGTTGACAGACTTTTATCCATAGGACGAGAGGTCTTTAGTGCTTATCTGTTAATGCCTTCTGTCTATGCTTTTTGGTGGCCGCGATTTGAACAGATCGCGGGCTGGTTTGTCGCATGGCAAGAGGAACGCCGAGGAAAAATAAATCCCGTCGCTATAGAAGAACGGGGCCTTGTTGAGCTGAGAGGGCTGAACTTTAAGCTTAAGGCTTTTGCCGATAGAATCGATCAGACTATTCAGTCGGACGCATATGAAATAATTGACTATAAGACAGGCCAGCCACCAACCCCAAAAAGAGTGTTAGCTGGGTATGCGCCCCAACTGCCTTTAGAGGGCTTTATTATTCAGCAAGGTGGCTTTCCCTCGCTAAAACCCGGGCGTATTGCTTCGTTAACATATATTCATTTAAAGGGAGGGCTAGAAGTCGCTGAAAGCAAAAGACCAGTGAAAGATGTTGAGGGCGCCATCCTGCAGGCTGAGGAAGGACTGCGTCATCTTATTGAAATATTCGATCAAAGGGAAACACCCTATTTGGCTAGCCCGCGGGCTGATATCACAGGATATGGTGAATATGATCAGCTGGCACGAGTGAAAGAATGGCAAAATGGCCTTGGTGCCTCCTTAGAATCTATAAGCCGAGAGGGGGATGAGAATGGTTAAAATGTCCCCCGAGCAAGCAATGGCGACGCACCCTGAAACAACCGTTTGGGTTGGCGCGTCTGCTGGTACAGGTAAAACCCATGTCTTAACAGCACGTGTATTGCGGTTAATGGTAGGCGGTACGGCCCCAGGCAATATCCTTTGTCTTACCTTCACAAAGGCCGCTGCGGCTGAGATGAAAACAAGGATATTCCGCGAGCTAGGCGCATGGGCTGTGATGAATGATGTTCAGCTAAAATCAGCTCTGAAAAGACGCGTTGATGAAGAGGCTTCTCCGGAAGTTCTTGCGCGTGCTAGACGTTTGTTTGCAGAAGTTTTAGACCTTTCTGGTGGGCTGCAAATTCTGACCTTTCACAGTTTTTGTCAGTCCTTGCTGGGTCGCTTTCCTCTCGAGGCTGGCATTGCTCCTGGATTTGAAGCGTTAGATGATCAAATGGCTGCAACAGTGAAACTTGAAGCAAGAGATCGTGTTCTCAAGAGTAATGTAGAGCAATCAGCCTTATCTGAAGTTGCAAAGCGTGTGAATGAAGCTGATTTTGACAGAGTCATGGAAGGCCTGATGCACAAAGGCATTGAGGTTCAAAAACTCTTGAAATCACACGGGAAAATTGGCTTGAGATCCGCTTTGCTTCGTCATTTTAATTTTGACCCTCAACAATCAACTCAACTGTTAATAGAGAGTTCCGTCAAGGATGAGAGTTTTTCGCTAGAAGGCTTAAAAGAGCTACTGGTTTGTTTCACCAGTGGTAGTAAAAAAGAGCAGGCCATTGCAGGACAGATTGAGAGCTTTTTAAAAGCTGAGGAAACTGAGCGCACTCGGTATTTCTCTGACTATAAATACGGCTTTCTAACAAAAACAGGAGCGGCGCCTCTTAAAAATATACCAACCAAAAAAACATCTGAAAAAGCAACGCATTTGGTCGAGATCTATCAGGAGGAACAGGAACGACTTTACGTGCTCAATCAAAAACTACTGACGTTGGAAATGATTGATGCGACAACAGCCCTATTAACATTGGGATTTGATCAGATTGATGCTTATAGAACTTTAAAACAAGCCCGCGGTGTGGTTGATTTTGATGACATGATTAACAGCACTGTTTCGCTTCTTGCCGGATCTGGCGCTGCCTCTTGGATATTATATAAATTGGATGGCGGCATTGATCATATTCTTGTCGACGAAGCGCAAGATACCAACGCTAATCAGTGGGATGTAGTGGAAACATTGGCTTCAGACTTTTATTCAGGAGAAGGTGCGCGCGAGGAACAGGTCGGCCAAGACGCGGCAAGTCATTTTGCACGTACTGTCTTTGCCGTTGGCGATGTAAAGCAGTCTATATATAGCTTTCAAAATGCAGACCCAAAAGAGTTTATTGCAGCCCGCAGCAGAGTGTTTAACCGCGCTGAGAATGCTCAGATGGCATATGGCCAAATACCTTTGAACCAGTCTTTCAGGTCAGGAGGCGCTGTTCTAACGCTTGTGGATCAGGTCTTTAGACAGGGAGGACGGGGCTATCCAGGGGTCACTTCAGATGAGGAGGAAATTAAACATGACTATCACCGTCAAGGATATGCGGGGTCTGTAGAACTTTGGCCTTTAGAAATCGAAGAAGTAACTGAAGAAAAGTCTGATGCAGATAAAGAGACATGGCAGGCGCCGATAGCTCAGGAAGAAGCATCAGATTCAGAACAGAAGACAGCTTGGAAAGTCGCCCGTCACATCGCTGACCAAATAAAAAACGAGCATCGCCTTGAAGCGAAGGGGAGGCCAATCAGGCCCAGTGATATCTTAGTGATTGTGCGTAAACGTTCACGCTTTGTAGAGCAGCTCACCCGGGCCCTCAAAATCTTAGATATTCCTGTCAGTGGCCGAGATCGCATACAGTTGGCATCTGAAGCCCCAGTTATGGATCTTCTTTCTCTCATGCGGTTTATGCTACAGCCTGAAGATGACTTGTCTTTGGCTGAGGTGTTAACGGGGCCATTCGCTGGACTTACACAAGAAGCATTATTCGACTTAGCCTATGAGAGACCCGTCAGTTTGTGGCAACAACTTGTATCGCGGCGCTCAGAAAGACCTGAGTATCAAAAAATTTATGACTTTCTGTCGGCTTGCTTGAATGAAGTGGATCGAGGCACACCGTTTGATTTCCTCATGACCCTTCTCAATGAGTTTGATGGCCGTAAAAAATTGGTCCATCGCCTGGGGGAAGAATGTCACGATGCCCTTGACGAAATGCTGGACATGGCTCTCACATTTGAACGATTAAACAGCCCCTCTCTGCAGTCTTTTCTTCACGCCTTTGAACAGACGGACGTGACCATTAAACGGGATATGGAGGAGGCTGGGAATAGTGTTCGCATAATGACGGCGCATGGATCTAAAGGATTGCAAGCGCCAATTGTCTACCTTCCCGATACCACAAGTGTTCCTGAAATAGGGCGCGATACAGCCTTACTAACAAAAGGCTCACAAGAGAGCGCAGAATCGTGGCTGCTTTGGACCTCTGGTATTAAGAACTTGTCTCTTGTAGATGATTTGAAAGCACAACATAAAATAGAGATGATGGCAGAATATCGACGCTTGCTTTATGTAGCGATGACTCGGGCTGAGGATCACCTCTTTATTACAGGCTGGCAAAAGAAGCGAAAAATCAGTGAGGATTGCTGGTATGAACTCATTAAAGAGGGATTTGAAGCGATCGAGGGTTCATTTACGAGGCAAGATTCAGAGGGTGAAAGCTTATGCTTTGCCGTGCCACAAAAGAGCCCTATAGACACCTCTGAAAGTAAAACGAGTGTGAAGCAAATTCATGAGGTGCCCAACTGGGCCAAAAACGTTATGCCTGAAGAGCCTACTCCGTCCCGCCCCTTAGTTCCTTCCAGACCAGATCATGATGAGCCGGCAGCACGAAGCCCCTTGAGCAGAGTCACGGATCGGCCATTCCAGAGAGGCAACCTTATCCATAGCCTGCTAGAATGGCTGCCAGAATTAAGCTCGGACATGCGGGGGAAAGCGACTATTGAATATTTAGCACATCCTGGCCATAACCTAAGTCAAACGCAGCAAAAGAAAATGGGTCAAGAAGTTCTCTCTATTCTTGAAGATCAAGATTTTGCGGATCTCTTTTCACCTCAAAGTCGTGCTGAAGTCCCCATTGCGGGTCTTCTGTCAAATGGCCATGTGATTTCTGGACAGGTCGATCGACTGGTTGTGACTGAGGAGTCAGTTAAAATTGTAGATTATAAAACTAATCAGCCAGCCCCGCGTTCTGCCCAGGATGTTCCTGAGGCCTACCAACGACAGATGGCGCTCTACAGATTGGCCCTTGAAGATATTTATCCTGACAAAAAAGTGAAATGTTACCTCTTATGGACAGATATTCTCACGATTATGGAGGTTTAGATTAAATCACCTAGTCATGATCTATTCTCCCAATCACAATAATCGATCACTGTGTATTGACCTTATGCTCTCCTGCACCTATTTTGAACTCAATGATGAATTTTACGGGTAATGAAAAGGATAAGAATATGGCTGTGATAGAAGTCAATGATGACAATTTTGAAGATGTAGTTTTGAATGCAGATAAGCCAGTCGTGCTTGATTTTTGGGCGCCATGGTGTGGTCCTTGTAAAATGCTTGCACCAGTTTTGGATCAAACGGCTGGTGAGCGTGATGATATTATCATTGCGAAAATGAATATTGATGAAAACCCAATGACGCCGACAAAATATGGTGTCAGATCCATCCCGACCGTGATCGTTATGAAAAACGGTGAAGCAGCGGCAACAAAAATGGGTGCAATGCCTAAAGGTCAGTTTGATCAATGGTTGGGCGATAACATTTAAAAGATATATCTCTGGATTGAGAAAGGGCGCAGTCAGCTGACTGCGCCCTTTTTGTTGGAACGGTCCATCCATGCCCTGCTATGAATTGGGCGCCATTGGATCAAAGGCAAAAATTTACCTGGAAATTGCCCAGTTCCCTATGAAGGGTAACTTGAAGTTAGTTGGTTTTGCGATTAGACATTCTGCGAAAACTCGGACGCTTGCCATACGTTAGGGCGCGCCATCCCCATTCCAGAGGGCCATAGACAAAATATCGGAGCCAAATGTGACTATACAAAACTAGAAACGCATATGAAAAAACTACAAAAAGCATAGGCTTTGACAGGCCTACTTTACCAGCCTGATACAGTCCGAACGGCCCATAATAATACAGCATG is a window from the Temperatibacter marinus genome containing:
- a CDS encoding PAS domain-containing sensor histidine kinase produces the protein MPLEQTIYVVGLIAIVLLAALFIVFYRLYKDKIQVTLLETQLDLFDRWLNTRSRQPLWVYEDGSLDYSKKALDLLNISTAPAHFSDLQNVFPHKIYAEIDLFIQSPSRGGTLTGFIFEREGNGTLSVTIDHIDKSPSGMPSYVVWLEKNPKRVTGAGDDLHEVKALKTQLDLTSGVLNTLSVPVWIWETSGTVLYVNNAYLKAVDGKSLDDVLSRKISLIEQKEPHRRDRIYRNVVENKRTTQERQYAIVEGQRRAYMVIHKSAPDQKSILSIAIDITAEEDALSELNRVLESQSVTLNRLASPVAIFGPDQRLTFYNQSFQRLTGVEETVLAERISHNDLLEEMRALRRLPEQVDFKQWKDNVLKQYVGLLEPVEETWHMPVGSTYRVLTQPHPLGGLLLLFEDMTDKLALEQSVHTLTAVQSQTLENLQEAVALFGSDGSLKLYNHGIVDLWNLQDLEGQVGTLVGMHVQQISDAALSALGLHSELEGVQSRILQANLDLFTQLSGWISQRDQRRENWRAPNDRIMEYSVVPLPDGSSLLTLTDITDSFNIQLALRERSQALETTARMKSDFIANMAYELRTPLNSIIGFSDLLIQGLYGSLKDQQIDTLGSVREAADGLNHLITNVLNIAVIDSGEAELAIEDVDLIEVFSLVEDMTLDQLRRRKSQMLWSVAEDVPTLELDGTRIKQMLYSLVSSIGNISKPKATISLSATLVDSESIQVSASIVRTLVDPYDLDSLRRTIDQERTVALQSAGSLDMTLVRSIVSIHNGYVTMHENQNENIEIQLTFPIKFIQ
- the metK gene encoding methionine adenosyltransferase, whose translation is MSEYLFTSESVSEGHPDKVADRVSDAIVDLYFSKDPQSRVAVETLVTTNRIVLAGEVRCAHDVTHDEIENAARAAVKSIGYEQDGFHWETAVLHNYIHAQSADIAMGVDNSADKQGEEGAGDQGIMFGYACNETEHLMPAPIAYSHEILEKLAAVRHGGDRRLEPDSKSQVTLKYKDGYPVGATSVVVSTQHAEGVTQAELKALVKDIVTEVLPEGWMPSDDELYVNPTGQFIIGGPDGDTGLTGRKIIVDTYGGAAPHGGGAFSGKDPTKVDRSAAYAARYLAKNVVAAGIADNCTIQLSYAIGVAKPLSVYVDLWGKVKVDSAKVSKALQELMDLSPTGIRTHLGLNKPIYERTAAYGHFGRLPDADGGFSWEKTDLTTALKAKLSL
- a CDS encoding phosphotransferase, encoding MTQRLREKRDQIIDDFLQQNGMSGWQRKVIAGDASFRRYERLKKGEQSLILMDAPPPIESVIAFLQVTDILQSCGSDKIITPKIIAKDEALGLLVLSDFGSDVLKKAVEGSPEREKRLYLKAISILSDLHKEDPAEALPEYDEALYHREVSLFADWYMPAIFGDYRGRDAFFKSLEPALKFLSQTPFQKKIVLRDYHAENLMVLEADHLGQLDYQDAVIGHPAYDLVSLTQDARRIVSPDLEEACLRQYLSNYTGNEQEFRTFYAILGAQRSLKIIGIFYRLFLRDQKEDYLPYISHVWQMVERNLQAPILKPLRDFLEQYIPQQRRKAVADSNMIRDKFPIGTNAMIMAAGKGTRMGELSHHTPKPLVQVNGISLLDRAMDHCFHAGVQRVVVNVHHLASQIETALENRPIGPQVLLSDEREALLETGGGVMKALPLLGKDPFYVINSDALWIDTGERQLLQQLAADFDESRMDICLAVMRVEEAPGYDGVGDLFFNEVSGEVELRGNAPSASHMFAGVRLMKATCFDGEEIGQWSMRRLFRKAEAKGRLFGSLYKGTWLHVGDPDARNEADNLLKKIEG
- the tsaE gene encoding tRNA (adenosine(37)-N6)-threonylcarbamoyltransferase complex ATPase subunit type 1 TsaE — protein: MSQLPIFSFQSYSEQETEAFAIQIGRLLRVGDIVALVGDLGAGKSVTARAIIRFLCEDDAMEVPSPTFTLVQEYQTDKMNIWHSDLYRIEESDEIYELGFEEALDHAALLVEWPDRLPAEFQEDCLVFTLKNDPKDKSRHISLYGNQQWQKRLEKRK